The Fructilactobacillus myrtifloralis genome contains a region encoding:
- a CDS encoding TatD family hydrolase yields MQIFDSHTHLNDPAFAGREAALIEHAQRLGVVRMANVGSNAALNQRALELAHQYPGLVAIVGWHPEDADGYDEAAAATLRAQLQDEQVVALGEIGLDYHQTRVDRKTQQAVFRQQIRLAQDLGLPISVHNRDAFADTYQILREEHVERIGGIIHSFNGDVEWMQRFLDLGMMLSYSGVASFKKTKEVHEAVRQTPLDRLLVETDAPYLAPEPLRGHENEPGYTLYTLEAVARYKDVDPDQIAQATYANTNRIFGLEG; encoded by the coding sequence ATGCAAATTTTTGATTCTCATACTCATTTAAACGATCCGGCCTTTGCGGGGCGGGAAGCCGCTCTAATTGAGCATGCCCAGCGACTAGGAGTTGTCCGAATGGCAAACGTGGGCTCGAATGCGGCCTTAAACCAGCGGGCGCTGGAATTGGCCCACCAGTATCCAGGCCTAGTAGCGATTGTCGGTTGGCACCCAGAGGATGCGGATGGCTACGATGAAGCCGCAGCGGCGACGTTACGCGCGCAACTGCAGGATGAGCAGGTCGTCGCGCTGGGAGAAATTGGCTTAGACTACCACCAGACCCGGGTGGATCGTAAGACCCAGCAGGCCGTCTTTCGCCAGCAAATTCGATTGGCGCAGGACCTGGGACTGCCAATCTCGGTCCACAACCGGGACGCCTTTGCGGATACCTATCAAATTTTGCGCGAAGAACACGTCGAAAGGATCGGCGGCATCATCCACAGCTTTAATGGGGACGTGGAGTGGATGCAACGCTTTTTAGACCTGGGAATGATGTTGTCATACAGTGGGGTGGCAAGTTTTAAGAAGACGAAGGAGGTCCACGAAGCGGTGCGGCAGACGCCGCTGGACCGGTTGTTAGTCGAAACGGATGCGCCGTACTTAGCGCCCGAACCACTGCGGGGCCATGAAAACGAACCAGGCTATACCCTCTATACGTTAGAAGCAGTGGCTCGGTACAAAGACGTGGACCCGGATCAGATTGCGCAAGCAACCTATGCCAACACGAACCGGATTTTTGGATTGGAAGGTTAA
- the rnmV gene encoding ribonuclease M5, whose amino-acid sequence MKRIKEVLIVEGKSDTERIQQAVDADTIETRGSALSDETLALIDRLAQTRGVIVFTDPDFSGEKIRRIIADEIPEAKHAFLAKRAAAPEKAHGSLGVEHASPAAIRQALAQVYTESESNPEVITREELMAANLMGNHAAKQRRLELGEYLHLGYVNAKQLQRRLRMFGITKEQFHEALNHLEGGTTHAATSHRN is encoded by the coding sequence ATGAAACGAATTAAAGAAGTGTTGATTGTCGAGGGAAAATCAGATACCGAACGGATTCAACAGGCCGTGGATGCCGATACGATTGAAACCCGGGGCTCGGCCCTCAGTGACGAAACCCTCGCCTTAATTGATCGGTTGGCGCAAACCCGGGGTGTGATTGTGTTTACTGATCCGGATTTTTCGGGCGAAAAGATTCGGCGGATCATCGCTGACGAAATCCCCGAAGCTAAGCATGCGTTTTTGGCTAAGCGGGCTGCCGCTCCCGAGAAAGCGCATGGTTCGTTAGGAGTTGAGCACGCTTCCCCAGCGGCGATTCGCCAGGCGCTGGCGCAGGTATACACGGAAAGTGAGAGTAACCCCGAGGTCATTACTCGGGAGGAACTAATGGCTGCGAATTTAATGGGCAATCACGCGGCCAAACAACGGCGCTTAGAACTGGGTGAATATCTGCATTTAGGGTACGTGAATGCGAAGCAGCTTCAGCGGCGGTTGCGAATGTTTGGGATCACCAAGGAGCAGTTTCACGAAGCGCTGAACCACCTAGAAGGAGGAACAACACATGCAGCAACCAGCCATCGGAACTAG
- the rsmA gene encoding 16S rRNA (adenine(1518)-N(6)/adenine(1519)-N(6))-dimethyltransferase RsmA — MQQPAIGTRTRTLGILNQYHLSAKKSLGQNFLDDLQVLEGIVNAADVTDQDDVVEIGPGIGALTEQLAQRAHQVLAFEIDQNLIPVLAETLADYQNVTIINQDFLQANVPAILQHELDGQHQLKAVANLPYYITKPILMNFLKGAVRFETIVLMMQKEVANRLVAQPNSHDYGALSVMTQYLYRVEIALEVNKHSFIPAPKVDSAVVKLTPQGERPEAAYSQTAFFSFVHGCFMHRRKTLWNNLQSIFDKQPATKTTMQQVLATVGIAPSVRPQALGVEQFITLTNEFHKVGLLQ; from the coding sequence ATGCAGCAACCAGCCATCGGAACTAGAACTCGAACGCTCGGGATTTTAAATCAGTATCACTTGAGTGCCAAAAAAAGCCTGGGACAAAACTTTTTGGATGATCTCCAAGTCTTAGAGGGGATTGTTAACGCTGCGGACGTGACGGACCAGGACGATGTGGTCGAAATCGGGCCAGGAATCGGGGCTCTGACCGAACAGCTTGCCCAACGGGCCCACCAGGTCCTCGCGTTTGAGATTGACCAAAATCTGATCCCGGTGTTGGCCGAGACCCTCGCTGATTATCAGAACGTGACGATCATCAACCAGGACTTTTTACAGGCGAACGTGCCAGCGATCTTACAGCACGAGTTAGACGGCCAGCACCAGTTAAAAGCCGTTGCCAATCTCCCTTACTACATCACCAAACCAATTTTGATGAATTTTTTAAAGGGGGCGGTGCGGTTTGAAACGATCGTTTTGATGATGCAAAAGGAGGTCGCAAACCGACTGGTGGCGCAACCGAACTCCCACGACTATGGAGCCCTCAGCGTGATGACGCAGTATCTTTATCGAGTGGAAATTGCCTTAGAGGTGAACAAGCACTCCTTTATTCCTGCGCCTAAGGTGGATTCCGCGGTGGTTAAATTAACACCACAGGGTGAGCGTCCGGAAGCGGCGTACAGTCAGACGGCCTTCTTCTCGTTTGTGCATGGTTGCTTCATGCACCGTCGCAAGACCCTTTGGAATAACTTACAGTCCATCTTTGACAAGCAACCAGCGACGAAGACTACCATGCAGCAGGTCCTAGCAACGGTGGGGATTGCCCCCAGCGTGCGTCCCCAGGCGTTAGGGGTGGAGCAATTCATCACGCTGACCAATGAATTTCACAAAGTCGGACTGCTTCAGTAG
- a CDS encoding Veg family protein produces MQMNLPDIRSWIQDHLGSDIKVVEQAGRKRTNEYDGVLVEVFPAVFIVDLDSSEQPAHASFTYTKILTKDIQVTFM; encoded by the coding sequence ATGCAAATGAATTTGCCGGATATCAGAAGTTGGATTCAAGACCACCTTGGCAGTGACATTAAAGTTGTTGAACAAGCTGGGCGAAAACGTACGAACGAATACGATGGCGTCCTCGTAGAGGTCTTTCCTGCCGTATTTATTGTTGATCTTGATTCAAGTGAGCAACCTGCACACGCTTCATTTACCTACACCAAGATCTTAACTAAGGATATTCAAGTTACATTTATGTAA
- a CDS encoding metal ABC transporter ATP-binding protein encodes MDDLILATKDLQEQFTEKRVLNNLTFQLRRGRFLSIVGENGVGKTTLLRIILGQLKPTHGSVTFYPNRKAVKIGYVPQFRNIDDEYPLAVKNFVALNFTQHHWPWLTAAERARLTAVLQETKLLDIKNEPLGRTSGGEKQRTYLAQALVIKPDLLILDESTASLDPIAKEQLLRLVRHLNQTTGITVISVTHDVPLAKQFSDDYLLLQPDGYQFGPIDQLQVSEYQGGEHHV; translated from the coding sequence ATGGACGATCTAATTTTGGCAACGAAAGATTTGCAAGAACAATTTACCGAAAAACGCGTTTTAAATAACCTGACGTTTCAACTCCGACGGGGGCGGTTTTTAAGCATCGTTGGTGAAAATGGAGTGGGGAAGACTACGCTCCTCCGGATTATCCTTGGGCAGTTAAAACCGACCCACGGTAGTGTGACGTTCTATCCGAATCGCAAGGCCGTGAAGATTGGCTATGTGCCCCAGTTTCGTAACATTGATGATGAATATCCGTTAGCGGTCAAAAACTTTGTCGCTTTGAACTTTACGCAACACCACTGGCCGTGGCTAACCGCTGCGGAACGAGCCCGGTTAACGGCGGTGTTGCAAGAAACCAAGTTGTTAGACATTAAAAATGAACCTCTCGGGCGGACGTCCGGGGGCGAAAAGCAACGAACGTATCTAGCGCAGGCCCTCGTAATCAAGCCGGACCTGTTAATTTTGGATGAATCCACGGCGAGTTTGGATCCAATTGCGAAGGAACAACTTCTCCGCCTCGTTCGGCACCTGAATCAGACCACGGGAATCACGGTGATCTCCGTGACCCATGATGTGCCGTTAGCCAAGCAGTTTTCAGATGACTACCTCTTGTTGCAGCCCGATGGGTACCAATTTGGCCCAATTGACCAACTGCAGGTCAGTGAATACCAGGGAGGAGAACACCATGTTTAG
- a CDS encoding metal ABC transporter permease — protein sequence MFSFDFMRNAYLASTMIAIVCGFIGVFVVARNMSFLTHTLSEIGFAGAAFGMFVGLTPLNGMLLFTMVSSVLVGRMSTKAARREDSISAISGLFIGLGVLFLALSNKSASYATNILFGSVVGISQADVYQMVVLAVIVLIILFLIYRSLKFDSFDPVGAKAQHVKSGLISVVFLLLLALSVSVAAQIVGSLLIFILLTLPAASAKYFAHSVSGMIVVAILCGLIGVWGGLYLGYVTNLPVSFFIATIECGLYFTALGYNYLRER from the coding sequence ATGTTTAGTTTTGATTTCATGCGGAATGCTTACCTTGCTAGTACGATGATTGCAATTGTGTGTGGCTTTATCGGGGTCTTTGTGGTTGCCCGGAACATGTCGTTTTTGACCCATACTTTGTCAGAAATCGGGTTTGCGGGCGCGGCCTTTGGAATGTTTGTGGGGCTAACGCCGTTAAACGGAATGTTGCTCTTTACCATGGTTAGTTCCGTGCTGGTCGGAAGGATGAGTACGAAGGCAGCCCGACGGGAAGATTCGATTAGTGCAATTTCTGGGTTGTTTATTGGACTAGGGGTTTTGTTTTTAGCTCTGTCCAATAAGAGTGCTAGCTATGCCACCAACATTTTATTTGGGAGCGTCGTGGGCATCAGTCAAGCGGACGTGTACCAGATGGTGGTCTTAGCCGTCATTGTCTTAATCATTTTGTTTTTAATCTATCGGAGTTTAAAGTTTGATTCGTTTGATCCGGTCGGGGCGAAGGCCCAGCACGTGAAGAGTGGATTAATTTCAGTTGTCTTTTTACTGCTGTTAGCGCTTAGTGTTTCGGTGGCCGCCCAGATTGTGGGATCGTTATTGATCTTTATCCTGTTAACGTTACCAGCGGCCAGCGCGAAGTACTTTGCCCACTCGGTAAGTGGGATGATCGTGGTGGCGATTTTGTGCGGGTTAATCGGAGTGTGGGGTGGTTTATACCTCGGCTACGTTACGAACCTGCCGGTCAGCTTTTTCATTGCCACCATCGAGTGTGGCCTGTACTTTACGGCGCTTGGGTATAATTATCTACGAGAACGGTAA
- a CDS encoding DUF3923 family protein, whose protein sequence is MKLWKATLVLEILSFLVLATALFMRHKDGAGVVQTLSARLIALAVLIIFYLLIFGLQACWYAWLHKKTH, encoded by the coding sequence ATGAAACTCTGGAAAGCGACCCTCGTTTTGGAAATTCTCAGCTTCTTGGTGTTAGCAACGGCCCTGTTCATGCGCCACAAAGACGGAGCGGGCGTGGTCCAAACCCTGTCCGCGCGCCTCATTGCGCTGGCCGTCCTCATTATTTTTTATCTACTCATCTTCGGACTTCAAGCCTGCTGGTACGCCTGGTTACACAAAAAAACACACTAA
- the purR gene encoding pur operon repressor — translation MKIKRSERLVDMTDYLLNRPHALIPLTFFAQRYDSAKSSISEDLTILKRTFQARGIGLVETVPGAAGGAKYIPYILKEAADHFMDDVIAILNNSHRLLPGGYVYMSDILGDPEKLRYLGRMIATQYLNQRVDAVLTVATRGIPIAQAASSYLNVPLVIARHDTNITEGSTVSVNYVSGSSKKIKRMTISKRSLDEGANVLIVDDFIHGGGTINGLTSLIEEFDCNLVGSTFFAEGASKSGTQTVGNYTSLVKMENEADGEMRITKGNYDEKIFGNK, via the coding sequence ATGAAAATTAAGCGAAGTGAACGATTGGTAGACATGACTGATTACCTGTTAAATCGCCCGCACGCGTTAATTCCGTTAACGTTTTTTGCACAGCGCTATGACTCAGCCAAGTCCTCCATTAGTGAAGACCTGACCATTTTAAAACGGACGTTTCAAGCCCGGGGGATTGGATTAGTGGAAACCGTTCCAGGCGCAGCCGGTGGGGCCAAGTACATTCCTTACATTTTAAAGGAAGCCGCCGACCACTTTATGGATGACGTGATTGCCATTTTGAATAATTCCCACCGGTTACTGCCCGGTGGCTACGTTTATATGTCAGATATTCTGGGCGATCCCGAGAAGCTGCGGTACCTAGGCCGGATGATTGCTACGCAGTATCTGAACCAGCGTGTGGACGCGGTTTTAACCGTTGCCACCCGGGGGATTCCGATTGCCCAAGCCGCCTCGTCTTATTTAAACGTGCCCTTAGTAATTGCTAGACACGATACGAATATTACGGAAGGCTCCACCGTCAGCGTTAACTACGTTTCGGGCTCCAGTAAGAAAATCAAACGGATGACGATTTCCAAACGGAGTTTAGATGAGGGTGCGAACGTGTTGATCGTAGACGACTTCATTCACGGTGGGGGCACGATTAACGGGCTTACTTCCCTAATCGAAGAATTTGACTGTAATCTAGTGGGGAGTACCTTCTTTGCCGAAGGGGCCTCCAAGAGTGGAACCCAAACGGTCGGAAACTATACGTCGTTGGTTAAAATGGAAAATGAGGCTGACGGTGAGATGCGCATTACCAAGGGTAATTATGACGAAAAAATTTTTGGAAATAAGTAG
- the glmU gene encoding bifunctional UDP-N-acetylglucosamine diphosphorylase/glucosamine-1-phosphate N-acetyltransferase GlmU, with the protein MATRNTIILAAGKGTRMKSKLYKVLHQICGKSMVDHVLTQVSQLDMDQIVTVVGFGAEAVEAELGKRTEYVVQDQQLGTGDAVLRAEPLLKNAEGTTLVISGDTPLFTATTLKNLFAYHEDKKATATILTSMAPDPTGYGRIVRNDLGIVEKIVEEKDADVEEKAIREINTGVYVFDNQKLFEALHRTNNDNAQGEYYLTDAIEVLKQQGDTIAAYKMADFSESMGVNNRVAQAAATKVMQQRINEAHMRNGVTIIDPASTYIDADIEIGPDTIIEPGVQLKKGTKIGRDCVIGAHSKLVNSVIHDDVTITSSTLEGAEMRSHSDIGPNSHLRPGAHIGEHVHIGNFCEVKQAEIGAGTKLGHLTYVGNAKLGKNINIGCGVIFANYDGKHKHETTVGDDVFIGSNANLIAPLTIADHSFIAAGSTITDDIDQYDMAIARNRQTNKPDYYQRLPFNGAD; encoded by the coding sequence ATGGCGACGAGAAATACAATCATTCTAGCAGCCGGTAAGGGAACTAGAATGAAATCAAAATTATACAAGGTGTTACACCAAATCTGTGGGAAGTCGATGGTTGATCACGTCTTAACCCAAGTAAGTCAGTTGGATATGGATCAGATTGTGACGGTTGTTGGCTTTGGCGCCGAAGCCGTTGAAGCAGAACTCGGTAAGCGGACGGAATACGTCGTGCAAGATCAACAACTAGGGACGGGGGACGCCGTATTACGGGCGGAACCGTTACTAAAGAACGCCGAGGGAACCACCCTCGTAATCAGTGGGGACACGCCCCTCTTTACGGCTACGACCCTGAAGAACCTGTTTGCTTATCACGAAGATAAAAAGGCGACGGCCACGATTTTAACCTCAATGGCACCGGATCCAACTGGCTACGGTCGGATTGTGCGCAATGACTTGGGCATCGTTGAAAAGATTGTGGAAGAAAAAGACGCGGACGTGGAAGAAAAGGCGATTCGTGAAATCAACACCGGGGTGTACGTTTTTGATAACCAGAAGTTATTTGAAGCGCTGCACCGCACGAATAATGATAATGCTCAAGGGGAATACTACCTGACGGACGCGATTGAAGTGCTCAAACAGCAGGGCGATACGATTGCTGCCTACAAGATGGCTGATTTTTCCGAATCAATGGGGGTTAACAACCGCGTTGCCCAGGCCGCAGCCACCAAAGTCATGCAACAACGCATTAACGAAGCTCACATGCGTAACGGGGTGACGATTATTGACCCAGCTTCTACCTACATTGATGCAGACATCGAAATTGGTCCTGATACCATTATTGAACCGGGAGTACAGTTAAAAAAGGGAACGAAAATTGGGCGCGATTGCGTGATTGGGGCCCACTCGAAACTAGTTAATTCCGTAATTCATGATGACGTAACGATCACTTCGTCCACCCTTGAAGGGGCCGAAATGCGCTCCCATTCAGACATTGGTCCGAACAGTCATCTCCGGCCGGGGGCTCACATTGGCGAACACGTGCACATCGGAAACTTTTGTGAGGTTAAACAGGCAGAGATTGGCGCCGGCACGAAGTTGGGGCACCTGACGTACGTTGGCAACGCTAAGTTAGGGAAAAACATCAACATTGGTTGTGGAGTGATTTTTGCAAACTACGATGGCAAGCACAAGCACGAAACCACGGTGGGGGACGACGTCTTCATTGGTAGCAATGCAAACTTAATTGCTCCCCTTACGATTGCGGATCACAGTTTTATCGCAGCGGGATCAACGATTACGGATGACATTGACCAGTACGACATGGCAATTGCCCGGAACCGGCAAACGAATAAGCCTGATTATTACCAACGCTTACCGTTTAACGGAGCCGACTAA
- a CDS encoding ribose-phosphate diphosphokinase, translating into MDTKTTESNMKIFALDSNRPLAEKVAAHIGIQLGKASVSHFSDGEIKITIDESVRGDDVYIIQSTSDPVNDNLMELLIMVDALRRASAATINVVIPYYGYARQDRKARSREPITAKLVADMLQTAGITRVVALDLHAAQIQGFFDVPVDHLMGAPLLADYFIQNQLAEDAVVVSPDHGGVSRARALAEFLGAPIAIIDKRRPKANVAKIMNIIGDVQGKRAIMIDDMIDTGGTITQGAQALIDAGAREVYVCCTHPVLSGPATERLAAAPIKQVVVTDSIQLPEAKKIAKIKQISVAPLVGDAILRIDQNRPVSPLFNSRFNYETDEMKHN; encoded by the coding sequence ATGGACACCAAAACAACTGAATCCAATATGAAAATTTTTGCGCTTGATTCCAATCGGCCGCTCGCCGAAAAGGTGGCTGCTCACATTGGGATCCAGCTTGGAAAGGCATCAGTCTCCCATTTTAGTGATGGTGAGATTAAAATCACAATTGATGAAAGTGTCCGTGGGGATGACGTCTACATCATTCAATCAACGTCTGATCCGGTGAACGATAACCTAATGGAACTCCTGATCATGGTTGATGCTTTACGCCGGGCTAGCGCGGCCACGATTAACGTGGTAATCCCGTACTACGGCTATGCCCGCCAGGATCGCAAGGCCCGGTCACGGGAACCAATTACGGCTAAATTAGTGGCTGACATGTTGCAAACGGCCGGGATTACCCGGGTGGTGGCCTTAGATTTACATGCGGCCCAGATTCAAGGATTTTTCGATGTTCCGGTCGATCACCTGATGGGAGCTCCGTTACTAGCGGACTACTTCATTCAAAATCAGCTGGCTGAGGATGCGGTTGTCGTGTCACCCGATCACGGGGGCGTTTCACGGGCCCGGGCCCTAGCGGAATTCCTGGGCGCTCCAATCGCAATTATTGATAAACGCCGGCCCAAAGCGAACGTTGCAAAGATTATGAACATCATTGGTGATGTGCAGGGCAAACGGGCAATCATGATTGATGACATGATTGATACCGGAGGAACAATCACACAAGGCGCGCAAGCGCTAATTGATGCCGGAGCGCGCGAAGTGTACGTGTGCTGTACGCATCCGGTCTTGTCCGGGCCCGCTACGGAGCGGTTAGCCGCTGCACCAATTAAGCAAGTGGTGGTCACGGATTCGATTCAACTCCCAGAAGCAAAGAAAATTGCTAAGATTAAGCAGATTTCGGTGGCCCCGCTGGTGGGTGATGCCATCCTGCGGATTGACCAGAATCGACCAGTTAGTCCCTTGTTTAATTCCCGGTTTAACTATGAAACCGATGAAATGAAACACAACTAA
- the yidA gene encoding sugar-phosphatase: protein MTEIKLIAIDIDGTLLNEQNELAPATIKAIKAAHAQGVKIVLCSGRPLAGIRPYLKPLGLSGEHEYAIAFNGAIAEDLTGQIIFATNVHYQDYLEVEMMAREMGVHFQIETNDGIYTTNRDISKYSVYESQLVNLSIHYRTPEEITPDFKIAKLMFIDEPDQIDLANHNLPDSLKQRMSVVKSTPVFLEFMNAKAGKGPAVKQLAEKLGLTAANVMAIGDQENDLSMIKYAHTGVAMGNAIADVKEQAQFVTKPNSQDGVAYAINQFVLNAN from the coding sequence ATGACTGAAATTAAACTGATTGCCATCGATATTGACGGCACCCTCTTAAACGAACAAAATGAACTAGCTCCGGCCACGATTAAGGCGATTAAGGCCGCGCATGCCCAGGGCGTTAAGATTGTGCTCTGCTCAGGCCGCCCGTTAGCCGGAATTCGTCCCTACCTCAAACCACTCGGGTTAAGTGGGGAACACGAATACGCCATCGCCTTTAACGGAGCCATTGCTGAGGATCTCACCGGCCAGATTATCTTTGCCACCAACGTCCACTACCAAGACTACTTGGAAGTGGAAATGATGGCTCGCGAAATGGGCGTTCACTTTCAAATTGAAACGAACGACGGCATTTATACTACCAACCGTGACATCAGCAAGTACAGTGTCTATGAAAGCCAGTTGGTTAACCTGTCCATTCACTACCGCACTCCCGAAGAAATTACCCCGGACTTCAAGATTGCTAAGTTGATGTTTATCGACGAACCCGACCAAATTGACCTAGCCAACCATAACCTGCCCGACTCGCTTAAACAGCGAATGAGCGTGGTTAAGAGTACGCCGGTCTTTCTGGAATTCATGAACGCAAAAGCTGGGAAGGGACCAGCGGTCAAACAGCTCGCGGAAAAATTAGGCCTAACGGCTGCCAACGTGATGGCGATTGGCGATCAAGAAAACGACCTTAGTATGATTAAGTACGCGCACACGGGCGTGGCCATGGGAAATGCCATCGCCGACGTGAAGGAGCAGGCGCAGTTTGTTACAAAACCCAATAGTCAGGATGGGGTTGCCTACGCGATTAACCAGTTCGTTTTAAATGCCAACTAA
- a CDS encoding HD domain-containing protein, whose amino-acid sequence MNSQTEKLKQEKVIRDPVHSHIYIQDQIIMDLINTAEFQRLRRIHQLGTTSLTFPGAEHTRFAHSLGVYEIVRRICNHFQRNYPTQAPNDGLWDDHERLVAECAGLLHDIGHGTYSHTFEHIFKTNHEAITQAIITSEQTEVNQVLRKLGPNFPNQVASVINKTYPNQQVVQMISSQCDADRMDYLLRDSYFTGAQYGNFDLDRILQVMRPYHNGICFKKSGLHAIEYYIVSRYQMYLQVYFHPTSRSMEVILAHLLKRAQLIAQDPAAPADFQPGLLRPFLTGTFDIQRDLTQYLRLDDGVLTTYFATWQDFPDRILADLATRFLDRKPFKSAKFTQQTEPLLPRLQRLVADVGFDPAYYTATDNSYNQPYDVYDPSDPHPNAQIELMERDGSLIELSQASLLVQTITGRDMGDSRFFFPKELFQPEAAGLFADTATQFQSYIHNDQIINPKESTND is encoded by the coding sequence ATGAACTCCCAAACAGAAAAACTAAAGCAGGAAAAGGTGATTCGGGATCCGGTGCATAGTCATATTTACATCCAGGATCAGATTATCATGGATTTGATTAACACCGCCGAATTTCAGCGGCTCCGCCGAATTCATCAATTGGGGACTACGTCGCTGACCTTCCCTGGTGCCGAGCATACCCGCTTTGCCCATTCCCTAGGCGTTTATGAAATTGTCCGCCGCATCTGTAACCATTTTCAACGAAATTATCCCACCCAGGCGCCCAATGATGGCCTGTGGGACGATCACGAACGACTCGTCGCAGAGTGTGCCGGCTTGTTACATGACATCGGTCATGGAACCTACTCGCATACCTTTGAACACATCTTTAAAACTAACCACGAAGCCATTACGCAAGCCATTATCACCTCTGAACAGACGGAGGTCAATCAAGTCCTCCGCAAACTGGGGCCGAACTTTCCGAACCAGGTGGCCAGCGTAATTAATAAGACCTATCCCAACCAACAGGTGGTCCAGATGATCTCCAGTCAGTGTGATGCAGACCGGATGGACTACCTGCTGCGGGATTCGTACTTTACGGGAGCCCAGTACGGTAACTTTGACCTCGACCGCATCTTACAGGTCATGCGTCCTTATCACAATGGGATTTGTTTTAAAAAGAGTGGGCTCCACGCCATCGAATACTACATTGTTTCCCGGTACCAAATGTACCTGCAGGTCTACTTTCATCCGACCTCTCGTTCCATGGAAGTGATTCTCGCTCACCTGTTAAAACGGGCCCAGTTAATTGCGCAGGATCCGGCCGCCCCCGCTGATTTTCAGCCCGGACTGTTACGACCGTTTTTAACCGGGACCTTTGACATTCAACGCGATTTAACCCAGTATCTGCGCCTTGACGACGGCGTGTTAACCACCTACTTCGCTACCTGGCAGGACTTTCCCGATCGGATTCTGGCCGATCTAGCGACCCGCTTTTTAGACCGGAAACCGTTTAAATCCGCTAAGTTCACGCAGCAGACGGAACCCCTGCTTCCTCGCTTGCAACGGCTGGTTGCCGACGTGGGCTTTGACCCCGCCTATTACACGGCGACTGATAATAGTTATAACCAACCTTACGACGTCTATGATCCGTCTGATCCCCATCCCAACGCGCAAATTGAGCTCATGGAGCGGGACGGCAGTTTGATCGAACTGTCTCAGGCCAGTTTGCTGGTTCAAACCATTACCGGTCGTGACATGGGTGACAGCCGGTTCTTCTTTCCCAAGGAACTGTTTCAACCGGAAGCCGCGGGCTTGTTTGCAGACACGGCAACCCAGTTTCAAAGTTACATTCACAATGATCAGATTATCAATCCAAAGGAGTCGACTAATGACTGA
- a CDS encoding DUF1934 domain-containing protein, which yields MAQSQPGHPVHIEGHTILHQAGEQEEYNFTGTGQLVQLGETIYLRFNEQNESPAVPVTYKIDGDESLRISRRGESHLTLHLEPGRRTNNVDVTPYGKLELAAETTSLQLAIDLEQRTGSIAADYQIFTDGTEVGNHQIRLHFYP from the coding sequence ATGGCACAATCACAACCAGGTCACCCGGTTCACATCGAGGGGCACACCATCCTCCATCAAGCGGGAGAGCAGGAGGAATACAACTTCACAGGCACCGGACAACTTGTGCAACTGGGAGAGACCATTTACCTGCGCTTTAACGAACAAAATGAAAGCCCGGCGGTTCCAGTGACCTATAAAATTGACGGTGACGAGTCCTTACGGATTAGTCGCCGAGGCGAGAGTCACCTGACGCTGCACCTCGAGCCGGGACGGCGGACGAATAATGTGGACGTAACGCCGTACGGCAAATTAGAGTTAGCGGCCGAAACAACGTCGCTCCAACTAGCAATCGACCTGGAACAACGGACCGGGAGCATCGCGGCTGATTACCAAATCTTTACGGATGGTACGGAAGTGGGGAACCACCAGATTCGATTGCATTTTTACCCATAA